GTGGTGTTTCGCAGGTATCACTGCACTAGTGCCCTTTGAGCAGTGGAAAGTCATCCTTGGTGGGTCATTGACTCCGGCGGTCACGGATTTTCTGCTACCAAGAACCCGACTAGCAAAACCATTTGCATCCTTGCACTAGCAGCGGCGCGCAGCGGTGAAGATGCAGTGCTGAACACTAGGCTGTTGTGCGGCTGCCAAGCCGATCTGATCAATGACAAAAAGCGGTGACTCCAAACTGCAGGGAGTCACCGCTTGTCGTGAGTTTACGCCGTAAGAAAAGGGTGTTGTATTCTTTTCAGTTTTCCAGCGTAGCGATGATTAGGCGCGTGCCTGAACCTGTGGCTTGCGGCCAACACGGGCACCGGATACACCACCGGCAACAGCGGCAGCCAGTGCCAGCAGCAGCCCGAAGAAGCCCCACAGGGAGTACTTCGCAGCAGCATCGGTAGCGTCATCGGTTGCCTGCAGGGCATCGTCGACGGCCTGTTCAGCCTGTACAGAAAGCTCATCGATCTGCTCGGAGGCGTTATCGAGACCCTGCTTGATTTCGCGAACTGACTTCTCATAGGCGTCGGCCGCATTGTCAGCTGCCTGACGTGCCTCTTCCGGAGTCATGTCGGTGTTCTTCTGCAGGGAAGCAGCAACCGCGTCGCGGTCAACACTGTCGGCAAGATCGTTGGCACGATTCTGCAGTTTTTCACCAGTGTTCTTCAAGATCTCTTCAGCGTTTTGCGGATTGGTTGCCAGCTGCTTGGCGGCGTCAGCAACATCATCCTTGGCAGCATCAAGCTGATCCTGCAGGTAAGCAGGCTGCAGTTTCGGATCGTCGGTATCTTTCAGGATCTGCTTGACGTCAGCAGTAGCCTGATCGGTATCAATATTGCTCAAGCTGTCGGCAGCCTTATCGGTGCCAATGCTAATGAGATCGCCTGCGCCACCGGCAACAGTAGAAACACCCTTGCCAGCCACGTTCGCCACGGAACCGAGGATTGAACCAGCGGTGTTCACTGCGGCGACGGTACCCCAGGACAGGGCGACAACAAGTACCAGCACGCTAGTTGCCCAGGTGATGAACCCGTGTACGAAGCCAACCCGGCCGCTGGTGAGACCGGCTACGAAGCCGGCAATACCGAACGAGACGAGGAAGTTGATAATCGTCCAGATGATGATGCCGATGCCGGCACCGTTGGTGACATCATCTGATGCCGGGCTTAACAAACCGAGCCCGATGGCATTGCCGATCAGCGACAAGGTGAGGAATACCGAGACAAAGCTCACCACACCGGCAAAGATCGCACCCCACGAGAGGTTTGCGCCAGCTTCTTCATCGCGCAGATAAGAATAAAATTTAGTTGCCATAAAAGCAGTCCTTTCTCAATGAACTAACCCTCAGCATGGGTGCAAGGGTCGTCACACACCACGCAAAGGGGGTATTCATGCTATCAATAGGGGGCAAACTATCGAAAAATATCGCTGCATTCTTAAGGTTTTTGTGGTTAATGTTGTGATCAATTCGCGAAAGTGAAAGATGTCACACAAGCATGGGGTTGTAGCAACCAACCCGCCATCCCCGCCCTAAAACCGAACCCCTCACCCCCACCCTGCCGAATGTGAAACGACCGCGTGCAACACTGTTGGCAATCCCCTATTGCCGAGGTTGGCGACCGTTGCAAATCCAAAGTGCGCGGCTTCGCCCCTGGTGTAGTGCAGGTGTCACATTCGCAGCATCGATGAGACAACGGTGACGCCCCACACCATTTCCCAAAACAGCCTCTGGAAGTGACGAGACTGCGACAAACATTAGCTTCTAGGCCACTGCGTGGCGTCCACCGATCCACCGCATGGCTACGGGCGCGGATATTCGGTGATCATTGCGATTAGCGCATCAAGGTTCAATGCTGCTTCCAACGTGTCGGCGATAATATCAAGTTGGGCCTCACGGGCCGCAGCAAAACTCGTGTTATCAGCAACAATAAAGGAGTCCTGCTTTCCACAGCAGGCCGCAATGGTCGCTAAGAATGATCGCCGAAATTCGTCATCTTCGCACAGGCCGTGCAAATGGGTTCCAAAACTTGCCCCGGTAACCGCACCGTGGGTGCCAAAAGGCCACGGCGTTTCGGTGTTATTCACCTCCCGGCCATGATGGATCTCGTAGGCACCAGATTCATAGCGTTGCAGTATTTTTTCTTCGCCAAATTCGATATCACAGGCGAACACCCCAAGACCCTCGACAGCAGTAGCAACACCGGCCTCGACCGGATCGATGATGCTACGGCACAGCATCTGAAAGCCGCCACAAATCCCTAACACTGGAAGCTGCTGCTCGGCGCGATAAACAATTGCTTCATCAAGTTTACGTTCCCGCAGCCAGCGAAGATCAGCCACTGTGGCTTTCGAACCAGGAAGCACCAACAGATCGGCTTGCCGGACACTTGCCGGATCATCAACCCACCGCACCCGCACCCCAGGTTCCACAGCAAGTGCTTCGACATCGGTGGCATTAGAGATCCGGGGCAGGCGAATTGCTGCAATATCGAGCATTGCTGAGCCAAGTGGCGGTAAACCAGGGCCGATCGTGTTGCCAAGTTGGGATTGCAGCGAATCCTCGGCGTCAATCCACAGCCCAGGAATATAGGGCACAACCCCCAGGGTGGGGATACTTAAGCGTTGCGTTAACGTATCAAGCCCCGGTTGCAGAATCGTTGCATCACCGCGAAATTTATTGACGATAAACCCGGCAATATGTGCAGCGTCAGCAGGATCAACAATGGTGGCGGTGCCATAAAAATGGGCGAGCACCCCACCACGGTCAATATCGCCCACGAGCAGCACCGGCATGGCACCTGCGGCGTCGAGCAGGCCAAAGTTCGCCACATCGGTTTCCCGCAGATTAATCTCGGCAGGTGAGCCAGCCCCTTCCACAATGACCACATCGAAGCGGGCTTCCAGGTCACGCAGCGCTTGCCCGGCAAGCTGCCGCAGGTGGGATCGATGATGAATATAACTGCGGGCACTCACCTGACCGGCAGCGATGCCCTGCACCACAAGCTGACTTTGCCGGTCTGATCCGGGTTTCAACAGGATCGGGTTGAATTCGACGGACGGTTCAAGCCCGCAGGCAGCAGCCTGCAATGCTTGCGCCCGGCCGATTTCGCCGCCGGCAGGGCACACCGCTGAGTTGTTGGACATGTTTTGTGCTTTAAACGGGGCAACCCGTATGCCCCGGCGGGTGAATGCCCGACACAAGCCGGCAACAATCACCGATTTTCCCGCATCTGATGTTGTCCCTGCGACAAGAACTGCTGTCATCGTCCATCTGCCTTGCTCAAAGTTGGTGCTGCTGCTGGCTTAGCCGGTGATGCGACGATCATGGTCGAAGGTGTCGATTTCGGGATCTGCCAGGGTAAGGATTTCGTTTCCTGTTTCGGTGATCACAATGGTGTGTTCGAATTGGGCGGTGAATTGCCGATCGCTGTTTTGAATCGTCCAGCCATCATCCCATGTCTCATAGGCAAGATCACCAAGGTTAATCATCGGCTCAATGGTGAGGGTCATCCCGGGGGTGAGCACATCGCGATAGGCCATCGAATCATAATGGAGCACCACGAGACCATTGTGGAAGGTAGGGCCGACACCGTGCCCGGTGAAGTCGGTGACAACCTGATAGCCGAAACGGTGCGCATAGCTTTCAATAACCCGGCCAATAACGTTGATTTCACGGCCTGGTTTGGCAGCTTTGATGCCGCGCAGCGTCGCTTTATGGGTTCGTTCGACCAGTAGCCGGTGTTCTTCGCTGACATCTCCGGCAAGGAATGTGCGATTGCAGTCACCGTGCACCCCACCGTGGAAGGCGGTCACATCGATGTTGACGATGTCGCCATCTTCGATAACTGTGGTGTCAGGGATGCCGTGGCACACAATTTCGTTGAGCGAGACACAACACGATTTCGGGAAACCCCGATAGCCCAACGTTGACGGGTAGGCGCCGTGGTCGCAAAGATATTCGTGCACAATCTGGTCAAGCGCATCAGTGGTTATCCCGGGTGCGACTGCTTTACCGGCAATGGCCAGCGCATTAGCGGCTAACCGGCTGGCTTCCCGCATGGCGGCAATGGTTTCTGCGGACTGCACATAGGGTTCGCCGCACGCCTCTTGGACAGTGTCTTTCCACACATATTCCGGTCGAGTAATCGACTTCGGAACTTTCCGAATTGGGGTGGGTTTGCCAGGGGTGAGGGGCCGTGATGCAGACATAACCGATGATTCTAGCTCATTGTTTGCCGCGGGTTCGCAGACCTAAATCACCGCCGCACGATCTTGGTACCCGCGTGCAACAACAGGTTTGAAGCAGCCATCCTGTAAGCCCTGGCTTCTCGTTATCTCAGGGGGCATTGCCCAGGGTGCTAGACCCCTGATCCGGGATTGCTTTCGCAACAGATTGTGACGAAACCTTACCCGCCGCGGTAAGCGGCGGGCATCGTCTGCCGCTGTTGTATTCCACGGTTTACTGCTATCCCAATCCTTGTTCGTCAAGGGCGCGAAGGAAATGGTCGGTGACAGCCACCGCCGATTCACTGCCGCCCCCGAGAACGATCAGTGTGGCGAAGGCGATATCGCCCCGATAGCCGGCAAACCAAGCATGCGAACCTCCCGCAATTTCAGCTTCCCCTGTTTTGCCGTAGACATCACCAGCAGCACGCATGCCGCGGGCAGTACCCTGCTGGGTAACGGCAAGCATCATCTGCTGCAGTTGGGCGATCGCTTCCGGGGCAGGGGCTGGTGGGGCCGGGTCGGTGGCGGAATGATCCCCGGCGATGAGATACGGTTCCGGGGTGGCACCGTGTGCGGCGGTTGCAGCAACTAACGCCATCCCAAACGGGCTGGCAAGATCTTTGCCTTGACCAAATCCGGCTTCGGTACGATCAACGAGTTCCTCCCCTTCCGGTACTTGGCCGGTCACTGTGTCAAGCCCTTGAATGTGATAGTCACGACCCAGCCCGAATTGGGCTGCCACGCTTTTCAGCTCACCGGGGGCTAGGCGAGCAGAGATGTCGGCAAAGGTGGTGTTACACGATGAGGCAAACGCTCGCAGCAGCGGCACCGATCCAAGGGAAAACGCATTGTAGTTGGTGACAATGCGATGCCCAATGTCCATGGTTCCGGGGCACGGCACAATACTGCCAGGAGTGACGCCTTGTCGCTCCATACCTGCGGTGGCGGTGATGATCTTAAACGTCGATCCGGGTGGATATTGCCCCATGAGGGCAACAGGCCCATCTTCGTCGGCGCGGCCAGTTTGGGCGACAGCCAGGATTGCCCCGGTGGAAGGCCGGATCACCACCATCATGGTTTTCATTTCTTGCCGCAAATCAACTGCAGCTTGCGCCGCCTGCTGCATGCGCGGATCCAGGGAGATTGCAATGGCAGGCGCCGGTGAAGGATCGTTGCGGGTCAGGGTGTCGATCACTGCACCATGTTCGTTAACACTGGCAACCAGCCACCCTCGCTCCCCTTCCACATCGGTGGCAACCGCCTGTTTCACCCGTCCAATAATTTCCGGGGCGAAGTTGGGATCGGTGGCCACAAGGTCAGCTTCTTCATTTACCACCACCCCTTGCACACCGGCTAAGGCTTGGGCAACCTGCTTGCCTGGTGCTTCCCCCAGCACCGCCACCGAATATGGCCCATTGACGGCTTTTGCCGCAATACTTAACTCCCGCGGATCAACCGGCGGTACAGCAGCATCCCCGTGGTTTGCTCGGGCTTGCTCAAATGCGGCTGCGATCTCTGCGGCTGCCAGCGCCGGATTGGGGGTGATCTGTGCATTAAGCAAAATCCGGTAGACCATGCCCGGGTTCAGCACCGCACGGCCATCGGCCGCAACAACGGAGGCACGTTTAGCCGGCAGTCCGCGCAGTTCAAGATGCTGCCCGGCACCGAGTTGGGGATGAACCACTGACGGTTTGATCCGCACCTGCCACTGTTTGGCAGTTTGGGTCATGAGTGCCTGCGTGTCATAGCTGAAGTGCCGATCACCGGGAAGAGCCCAGTCGATAGTAAACCGTGCAGTCACCTGCTGTCCTTCACCGGTGATATCCGCTAGCTGCATGGACAGCGACTCTGCCTGTAAGCCCTGAGCTGAGGCCTGAAATAGCGACTCGGTTGCTTGCGGATCATCGGTGAAAGCACCGGCGGCCGAAAAATCCTCAGCAGAAAGCGCCGCTGCAAAATCTTCGGCGACCGGATCGGGCTGCGGAGGTTTCGGTGTGCAGGCAACTCCCGCCACCAAACACAGCACCACCATCAGCGCGGAAACGACACGTTGCATAACCGGCAACTGTACCGCCTGTATGCACCCAAGAGCGTTTCCCACTCCGCGGCAGACAAAGCGGGATCAGCCAAGGTACCTCACCGCACCTCGACCGATTCCCGTGCCTGCCCGGTTACCGAAGAAACACTGGCAACGAAGTAACCCTGAAAAAGTAGTTCCCCTGAAAAAAAGTAACCCTGGTACATCAGTGCGTGAGACCAGGGAATCACCACAGTGTTGCAAACCCAACTTTTGCTGCTGTTGCTGATTGCCAACTGTCCGCAGTGGCGACACTGCGCACAAACGATCGCGGCCGCTGCGCACAGCACCTGGCTGCGCGCAGCGGCATGGGACAAGCTGTTAGCGAGTCACTTTCACTTCCGGTGCACCGGTTGCTTCCACATCGCCCATCTCTTCGGCAAGCCGCATCGCTTCCTCAATGAGCGTTTCGACAATCTTCGATTCCGGGACAGTTTTAATCACTTCACCCTTGACGAAGATTTGGCCTTTACCGTTGCCGGATGCCACACCCAGGTCGGCGTCACGTGCCTCACCAGGACCGTTCACCACACAACCCATCACCGCAACTCGCAGCGGCACTTCCATGCCTTCCAGCGCAGCAGTGACTTCTTCCGCGAGGGTGTAGACATCAACCTGAGCACGGCCACACGACGGGCAGGAAACAATCTCTAACTTGCGGGGACGCAGATTCATCGACTGCAGAATCATGTCGCCGACTTTGATTTCTTCCACCGGCGGAGCAGACAGCGAGACCCGGATCGTATCGCCAATACCCTCAGCCAACAGGGCACCAAATGCCACCGACGACTTGATTGTGCCTTGGAAGGCCGGACCTGCCTCAGTCACACCAAGGTGCAGCGGATAGTCGCAGGCTTCCGCCAGCTGACGATAGGCCTCCACCATGGTCACTGGATCATGGTGTTTCACCGAAATCTTGATGTCCCCAAAGCCGTGATCCTCAAACAAACTGGCTTCCCACAGCGCGGATTCGACCAGCGCCTCCGGAGTGGCTTTGCCATATTTGTCCATGATCCGCTGATCGAGCGAACCGGCGTTCACCCCGATACGGATCGGAATACCGGCGTCCCGGGCAGCGTGGGCAACTTCTTTGACGCGACCGTCGAATTCTTTAATGTTGCCAGGATTCACCCGCACCGCGGCACAGCCGGCATCAATTGCAGCAAAAATATATTTCGGCTGGAAGTGAATATCAGCAATCACCGGAATCGGTGATTTTTTCGCAATAATCGGCAACGCTTCCGCGTCGATCGGTTTCGGGCACGCCACCCGCACAATATCGCAGCCAGTAGCGGTCAGCTGCGCAATCTGCTGAAGGGTGGCGTTAATATCGTGGGTTTTCGTGGTGGTCATCGACTGCACCGAGATCGGGTGATCGCTGCCCACCCCCACTTTGCCAACCATAAAATTCCTGGTCTTGCGCCGGGGCGCCAACACCGGCGGCGGGGTGGGGGGCATTCCTAAACCAATGGGGGTGCTCACAGTGACTGTCACACTTTCACGTTGAAAAAACTAGAAACCAATACTTTACAAAAATGAGAACAACGCTACGTGTCGCAACACGCACCGGCTGATGGATCTTCTTCCGGGATGCTTCCACCCTCTGCCAGCCCGCAGACGGCGAATGCTGATGGGGTTTACGGCGGATGATCACACCATGCGTCTTCAACCCTAGCGGGCGATGCACAATTTCGCCCATTACCGTACTTGCTGCCTTGGCAAATCACTTCGAGCAGTACTCATCGTCACTGCGGTGCGTGTCGAAACTGTTACAGCACGGATATGGGGTTGACAATGTCGGCAACAATAATGACCACACCAACCACAACCAGTAGTGCTGAAACACCGACAATGATCGGCACGATCGGCCCGTAGTGCACCGGACCGAGTGGAGCTAACCCGCGCAGCCGACGAATCCGGTCACGAATCACTTCGTAGCAGACAATAGCCACATGGCCGCCGTCGAGCGGTGGTACCGGAAGCACGTTAAATAATGCGAGGAAAAAGTTGAGCGACGCGAGCATGAGCAAAAACGCGGACCAATGAGAACCTGCGGCAAGCTCCCCGCCGATCCGGGTCGCCCCAACGACCGACATCGGCGATTCCGCATCCCGGTCACCGCCAAAGACAGACTGCACCACTCCAGGTATTGCCAGCGGGAATTTCGCCAACCCGTACGCGGTTTGCTGCAGCATAAACCCGCTGAATTCTACAGCGGCGGGCACAGCCGACACGGCGGAATATTCCCGCCACACAGCAGGGGTCGTACCGCGCACCCCGATTGCACCGACGGTCGTCGGCACCAGTTCGCCTGCCTCGTTCGGCACCAGTCGGGTAACTGATTCCACCGGCACATCCAGCAACAGTTCACGGCCGTCACGCTCCACTGTCAACGTGGCAACCTGTGCGGGACGTTGCCGCAGCAGTGCAGCCACTTCACCAAAGGAACGTGTCGTTTCGCCGTCGACAGCGGCAATAATATCGCCCGGCAACACTCCTGCTGTGGCAGCAGGACCTGTCCCTGTGCAATCACTGAAACGCTCCGCATCATACTGCTGTTCCGGTACACAACTGGTGGACTCTACGACGGCTCGTACGTCGGCTTTCGGGTCAGGCAAGCCAGCACCGACAGCGACGACATAGAGCACTGTCACCCCGATGAGAATATTCATCGCGATACCACCCAGTAGTGTCGCGATGCGGCGCAGCGCTGATTTCCGCACCATCGCATACGGTGCTTCTTCTGGGGTGAGTTCATCCAGGGAAGTCATCCCGGCGATGTCGCAAAATCCACCAAACGGGAGTGCTTTGATGCCATAGGTGGTGTGTCCGCGTTGCACACTCCACAGAGTGGGGCCGAAACCGATAAAGAATCGGCGCACCCGCATGCCGGACAGCCGCGCGATGAGATAATGCCCGAATTCGTGCAGTGCAATAGTCAGTGCAATACCGACTGCAAACAGCACAGCTCCTGTTGCAAAACCCACGAATAGCCCAACCCTTCCTTGAAAAAACACTTCACCGACGGCAAAGTGTGTGTCGCGAAACTACCACACCGCCACCGGCCAGCGGCGAAACGGTGCATCCGCACCACATTTGCACTGGCCAGTGCAGCAGGCAACCACCGGGGAACGACGCCGGCACAGTGCTGCGCTTCCACCCCTTCCGGGTTTCCTTGTCGCAGTGCTGGCAGCATTCAATTTTTTTGGCAGCTCACAGGTAGCGACTGCGACAGTGGCGAAATACCATGCGGTAGTGCACGCAGTAAACGTTTGCCCGCCCGGCGTTGAGCCCGACGAGCAGTGTGCTAGCGCACCCAACTATCCATTACCTGGTGTGCCTGCCGCCGGGCGGCCTGCTCCACGGTGAGCACATCATCAATAGTGGTCGGGGTGACTTCCGCAAAGTCGGGGCGTGCATCAAACACGGCAGCAATAGTATCGACAATCTGTGGGAAAGCGATGTCACCGGCGACAAATCTCGCCACAGCTTCCTCATTGACGGCGTTATACACCGACGGGTAGCTGCGCCCGGCGTCACTGGCGAAGGCGGCCAGCTGCACCGCTGGGAAGTTGTCATTATCAACCGGCGCAAAATCCCACTGACTTGCTTGCAGAAAATCCAATGCCGGCTGCACGTTCGTGAACCGCTCCTCCAATCCGAGCGCGTAGGCGATCGGTAATTTCATCGAAGGAGGGCTGGCCTGAGCGATAGTGGCGCCATCGACGAACGTCACCATCGAGTGCACAATTGACTGCGGATGAACCACCACATCGATAGCTGCAGCAGGCATGTCAAACAATAACGTCGCTTCGATAAGCTCTAGCCCTTTATTCACCAACGTCGCCGAATTCAGGGTGTTCATCTGCCCCATCGACCAGGTTGGGTGAGCAAGCGCCTGCGCTGGGGTAACATCCATCATCTCCGCGCGTGTTTTGCCCCGGAACGGTCCGCCGGAGGCGGTCAGCACCAACCGACTCACCTCCTCGCGACGCCCCGATCGGAGACATTGCGCCATTGCTGAATGTTCCGAATCAACCGGCACAATCTGTCCTGGGGCGGCCAAATCGAGCACCAGCTGTGAGCCGGTAACCAGTGATTCTTTGTTGGCTAACGCTAATTTCGCACCAATCTCCAACGCCGCACAGGTGGCGTGAATCCCGGTCGCCCCTACAAGCGCGTTGAGCACAATATCCGGGTTCTCTGCTTGCCGCACCAGTTGCTCAGCCGCCTGGGACCCACCGATCACCGTTCCGCCAAGTGCCTCACCAACCTGCTGGGCGACCTGCTCATTTGCGCAAGCAACCTGATGTGGTTGCAAACCAAACTGGCGTGCCTGAGCAATGAACAATTCTGGTTGCCCACCACCGGCGGCGATACCTATCAGCTCGAAGCGATCTGCATGCTGCGCGATGACTTCGAGAGCTTGAGTACCGATTGATCCTGTCGATCCAAGGACAATGACGCTGCGTTTGCTCGATTCCATGTGTGCCATTGTTTCATGGTCGCAGCTGCAGCGTCACCATTGAAGGTGGGAGCCTGTGGCGATAGCCCAAAAGTGGAGTTACACAAGCCACGCTCACACAGCCGACAACCGTTCGGTATCCAAAATCTCCGATTGCGCGCACCATGCTGTTCGGTTCTTATGGGGAATATAACAGCGCTTACTGCCCCAATCCGGCAAACACTGTCCTTGTGCGCCCCACCCCGGCACACACCCTAGCAATGACAGACGGTGCGTCCCCTTCCCCATTCCCCACCCCCGCATGGGGTAGTCTCTGCGCACTGACAACGGGAGCGAATATTGAGATACGTCACATCAGTAGTCTTTTTTCGTGTTTAACACCGGCAAAGATCAACCCGTTACGAAGAAAGTATGAAAAGATAGCAGGTAAGTATCGCATCGCCGCACACCCCTAATGATTCAATTGGGGTATCGACGATGCGAACAATCATGCGGGAACAGTGTCACGCATTGCCCTGTTCGTTTCGCGAAAAGCAACCTCGGACTGGGATGCTTGTGACCGTCTTCCGCCAATATCCAACGACTACGTGCCGGAATAACTCCGCCGAGCCGCACTGATTGCGGCTGTGATCGGATGACCGCGCAACTCTAGCAAGGAGCAATGACGTGGGTTCCCACAGCATCGACGCCGAAGTTTACAACGATGTCTCCACCGCCGAAGAGCCCTCGGCCGCGTGGGGCTGGCACCGAATTGGTAAGCGGCGCACCGTCACCGCCGCAGTTCTCAGCGCTATTTTCCTGCTGCTGATGAACTTTGGTAACCACCATGGTCATGTGGAAACCATCTATCTGGTAGTGATTGCAGTCGCCATCCTGCTCATGGCAGGCCTTTGGGTGAAGCATCCGCACTTCAAGCAAAAGACCACGGTTACCGCACACAACCGTCCAGTTGGCCACATTGAACCCGATTGGGCACACGATCAGCTGACCTTGACCGGAAAGTATGCGGATCTTAACGATGCACAGCTGCGTAGCCTCAACATTGATCCGGCGACCGTACACCGTCCAATCGATCCGGTTGCTGCACCTACCCAGCGGGTAATCGTCAAGTAGAGCCAATACAAGGCATCGCACCCTAAGCCAACGGCTTGCCCGTTACCGCAGGGCGCTATCCCACCACCCACCGACATTGCTGTTGTCGCAACAGCAAGCCTTGTCGGTGGGTTTTTTTATGTCGGCAACATCTCTGCAAGCAAGCATCCCCGGGAAACTCTCATTAGCGGTAAGTTCTCCTGCTTCTTCCAAGCGACGCATTTACCCCACTCGTTGTTTCACATGGCTTGCCACATACTCCCCTTCTTTCGCACGGCGATCAATACCACGGGGCACTGACCGTGTGCCGAATCAGGACTGAGCGCAACACCGTACAGGTTTGCCAAGACGCCAACTGGTGCCCTCACTCAGGAATGAAAACGGGCACAAGTGCTACTACTCAATGCTTGAACCGTCCTGTTTTCCACCCGCAACAGAGGGCATATCACCCCCTCCTGTGTGAAGCTCAAAGGTGTGAGCAAAGACAAAACGGCGCCGTTTTGACGTTCCTCGCTCGCTCGCCTGCGAAGAAATATGGCCTAAATTACCCCCGCGAAATTTAGGCCTTTCCTATCTCACCGTATGGAAAACCCCAGGCCAAGACGTTGGCGCTCACAAAGCAGCAAAGGCTAGTACACCCATAGGAAAAAAGCATAGGCCGGAAGTTCAACCACACCCGCCTGGCAGCGTAGACTGTGACCACAGGCACAGTTATGTGCCCTCCCTGCCCATCCCACACTAAGGATGACACGGAACGTGCATCATCCGGCGTGGGGCCACGTGGATGAGGGAGACGCTCCGGTTAGCTAATGTTTGGCAAGTTAACCGGTTCACCGCAGGAACTGTTGAGTGAATTCGGATGATTTCAACATTCGAGATCACCCCCCAAGATTGCAGTGATCTCCAGCGCACTCCCCTGATCCACGTGGCCCCACTGCTGTTTGATCGCCACAGCAGTGCACCGCTGGTTCCAAGACGGCACCGAGATACACAATCGGGCGAGCCGTCACAACCAGTACCACCACTGCCAACAGTGTTGTCCGTCAGGAAGGCCTACGAGAGATGATCAAATATCTGCTCAAGAAAGTGGCGAGTTGGGGGTTGATGATTTTCATCGCCGTCAACGTCACCTATTTTCTTGCGAGCGCGTTTCTAAACCCCCGCTCTAACTACATTGGACGTCGTCCACCAGTCCCCGAGGATCGCATCGACGCAATCCTCACCCCGCTGAACCTCAACGACAAGATTTCGATCTGGGAACGGTGGTGGACATGGCTGTCTAATATTCTCTTCCACTGGGACTGGGGCTACAGCCCGCTCGGCAACAGTGTGAACGAAGAGATCTCCTACCGTATTTGGGTATCCGCTCGGCTGCTGCTGTTAGCCACGATTTTGTCGATCGTCATCGGTATTTCCATTGGTGTGTACACTGCGTCTCGCCAGTACAAGACGGGTGACCGGGTGTTCCAATTCATCTCCATCGTGATGATGAACGTCCACATCGTGGTTTCCTCGCTGGTTGTCGTTTGGGCAGCCATCGAGATCAACAAGTCGGTTGGCAAGAGCTTGTTCTATGTCACTGGTTCTTCCTCGATTGGCGTCACCGGATTCTTCCCGCAGCTCATCGACCTCTTGCAGCACCTCATTCTGCCGACGATCTCGCTGGTGGTTATCTCCTACGCTGGCTACCACTTCCTGCAGCGCTCCATGCTGCTGGACAACATTAACGCCGACTATGTTCGTACGGCTCGCGCCAAAGGTTTGACCCGCAGTCAAGCTGTTCGCCGCCACGCGCTGCGTACTTCGATCATTCCGGTTGCTACCACGGTGGCATTCTCTATCCCGGGCGTGTTCGTTGGTGCAATTATGACTGAAACTATTTTCGGCTGGCGCGGCATGGGTCAATACTTCCTGCAGACGATCAACCGCAATGACATTCACGGTGCAGTGGCTGTTGCGGCCTTCGGTGCAGCAATGACCGCAGTCGGCGCAATCTTGTCCGACTTGTTCGTCGTATTCCTCGACCCACGAGTGAGGGTGAGCTAAATGTATAAAA
The Corynebacterium choanae DNA segment above includes these coding regions:
- a CDS encoding M50 family metallopeptidase; its protein translation is MGFATGAVLFAVGIALTIALHEFGHYLIARLSGMRVRRFFIGFGPTLWSVQRGHTTYGIKALPFGGFCDIAGMTSLDELTPEEAPYAMVRKSALRRIATLLGGIAMNILIGVTVLYVVAVGAGLPDPKADVRAVVESTSCVPEQQYDAERFSDCTGTGPAATAGVLPGDIIAAVDGETTRSFGEVAALLRQRPAQVATLTVERDGRELLLDVPVESVTRLVPNEAGELVPTTVGAIGVRGTTPAVWREYSAVSAVPAAVEFSGFMLQQTAYGLAKFPLAIPGVVQSVFGGDRDAESPMSVVGATRIGGELAAGSHWSAFLLMLASLNFFLALFNVLPVPPLDGGHVAIVCYEVIRDRIRRLRGLAPLGPVHYGPIVPIIVGVSALLVVVGVVIIVADIVNPISVL
- a CDS encoding ABC transporter permease encodes the protein MIKYLLKKVASWGLMIFIAVNVTYFLASAFLNPRSNYIGRRPPVPEDRIDAILTPLNLNDKISIWERWWTWLSNILFHWDWGYSPLGNSVNEEISYRIWVSARLLLLATILSIVIGISIGVYTASRQYKTGDRVFQFISIVMMNVHIVVSSLVVVWAAIEINKSVGKSLFYVTGSSSIGVTGFFPQLIDLLQHLILPTISLVVISYAGYHFLQRSMLLDNINADYVRTARAKGLTRSQAVRRHALRTSIIPVATTVAFSIPGVFVGAIMTETIFGWRGMGQYFLQTINRNDIHGAVAVAAFGAAMTAVGAILSDLFVVFLDPRVRVS
- the dxr gene encoding 1-deoxy-D-xylulose-5-phosphate reductoisomerase, which codes for MESSKRSVIVLGSTGSIGTQALEVIAQHADRFELIGIAAGGGQPELFIAQARQFGLQPHQVACANEQVAQQVGEALGGTVIGGSQAAEQLVRQAENPDIVLNALVGATGIHATCAALEIGAKLALANKESLVTGSQLVLDLAAPGQIVPVDSEHSAMAQCLRSGRREEVSRLVLTASGGPFRGKTRAEMMDVTPAQALAHPTWSMGQMNTLNSATLVNKGLELIEATLLFDMPAAAIDVVVHPQSIVHSMVTFVDGATIAQASPPSMKLPIAYALGLEERFTNVQPALDFLQASQWDFAPVDNDNFPAVQLAAFASDAGRSYPSVYNAVNEEAVARFVAGDIAFPQIVDTIAAVFDARPDFAEVTPTTIDDVLTVEQAARRQAHQVMDSWVR
- a CDS encoding DUF2631 domain-containing protein — encoded protein: MGSHSIDAEVYNDVSTAEEPSAAWGWHRIGKRRTVTAAVLSAIFLLLMNFGNHHGHVETIYLVVIAVAILLMAGLWVKHPHFKQKTTVTAHNRPVGHIEPDWAHDQLTLTGKYADLNDAQLRSLNIDPATVHRPIDPVAAPTQRVIVK